Within the Cotesia glomerata isolate CgM1 linkage group LG6, MPM_Cglom_v2.3, whole genome shotgun sequence genome, the region TACAAGTACATTGTAGAAGTCGTTGAGTTGAGTcactttttcaaaagtttttacCAACCGTCGCACAAGCTGTCACGGTGGTCGCGACACCACAAAAAGATGAATACTGAAAAGAAGTGCGCGTGTTACAGCATCCGATATCAGGTTTGTTTgctgtttattttaaatattcccctttttcgaaattaccaatttaattttaaaatgtaaataaaaccGATGCTGATGGACGATCAATAAATTAACCGTCGTGAAACGcgagtcttttttttttttaagttttagcGCTAACACCCGCTTACGGGTCTCGTTGACAGATACTTAATGAggttaatatttaatcttgtttttatttaataaacagaATATTCACGCAAATTAAAGATACAACACAGCCATTTATTATGTTTTGTTACATTTCAAGgtatatacactgatagaaggatttcttactatttaaaaagatttctttgtatttaagaaatcatttcttaaacatcattttttaatatttataaaatatttcttaaatacaaagaaatatttcttaaatattaagaaatataaatactaagaaatatttcttaaatattaagaaatataaatactaagaaatatttcttaaatacaaagaaatatttcttaaatactaagaaatattttttaaatcctaagaaatgatgtttaagaaatgatttcttaaatacaaagaaatcttcttaaatgctaagaaatccttctatcagtgtagagtCAACATCCTCTTCTGGTTCTCAATTTTTcgtacttttaaaattatttgtgagTTTTAGGTATtcctacactgatagaaggatttcttagcatttaagaagatttctttgtgtttaagaaatcatttcttaaacatcatttcttagcatttaaaaaatatttcttagtatttaagaaatatttctttgtatttaaaaaatatttcttagtatttatatttcttagtatttaagaaatatttcttaaatactaagaaatattttttaaatactaaaaaatgatgtttaagaaatgatttcttaaatacaaaatatcaGTGTATTTTATTCTTGGTCAACACTTTAATCGCCGCAATTAATCACCTTCAGCCGATGTTGGGAATttgaatttgtaatttaagaAAAGGCGCCATTATTTttcgtaaataaatataaaaattacaaggttgaaataattgattttttttttacgaaaaatttgttattgaaaagattttttttgacaaactctcactggaaaaaaaaaaaataattttttttcttacgtaGTGTGAAGTCAAAGTtgaacttgaaaaaatattcaaggttttttaattttttggtaaactTATTATActgattattgcaaaaaaaatatatataatgagTTACAAAATATGTACTATTGCTAGCGAGgcatatcgacggtctaattagcaatttgtctaactccttaatttttagagggtgattttttaacatttcgaCGTAGTAATAactcaattataaattatttgaatgattcaaacctaaatattatatctccATTAGATATTGATTAAATtgaatggttttttaaagtgataataaattttgaactaattatttttttcatacaaatagaaaattctcaaaaatggagttagacaatttgctaattagaacgtcgatattaataaatgcaattttctcTCCAAAATAAGAgttaaagaataatttcttgtacttgaaaaattaataaattgtttttagataaataaataaatttattgacaattaaaaaatttttctatcaaaataTGTAGAACTCAGACAGCAATCTGAATAtcctataatataaaattgatgattgTACTGAAGTTAGTTTAGTATCGAAAATCTCGAAAGAATGGTTACCGATTCCTTAATGGTTAGAATTAAAGCGCGCGCGTAtgcgccaagaaaattttaagaaaaactgAAGTTATTTTagagcaagaagaaattttcaatcttccttagtattttcttgagctaagaaaatttacactctagtcaagaattttttttttttttttttcagtgtagttgattaataacattaataattttgcatAATTATCAATCATAAACTTTGTTTGATACttcaattttatcaatacCAAATAATCCCAATGtactcttcaaaattttaaatgaatatcattagaaataatatagaaTTACTTATATTTTCGTGCTTATAATATATCCGACCAAAATTACAAATTGTCCACATAAATTTAATCTCAATTTTATAACTCCGACTTTTTCCTTCAAAATTTTCCTATCTTTATTTCTAAGTTCAAAGCAACCCCAAAAATATCTCTATTACAATTAAGTTGCCCcccaactaaaaaaaaaacccaacCAGCCTAACAACCTCACAATTTCTGTTACAGACCCACCTCGGAGGCAGTACGGTGGTAGCCGAGGGTGTAATAGGCGGCATAGGGGGCCCAGGCGGCGGGTGCCGCGCATCATCGATGACGATGGCGGAGAGCGTGGTGGAGGACACTCCCCCAGGCCCGGCGAAACCGCCGCCGGCCTGCACCAACAACAACACCCTATCAGCAACCGCGAACCGGAACCACCGGTTCCGCAAGCGCAAGTGCCTAACACAGGTCCTTGACGCTTTGCAGGCGCACAAGGGCTCCATCGAGGAGTCCGAGAACAACAACCACCCCCTGCACCTGGAGTCTACCTCCCTGGAGGACCAGGACCCAGACCAAGACCAGGACCAGGACCAGGACGATGTGTTCAGCTCCCCCAGATCTTCCTCCCGGGCCTCCACGGAGAACAACCTGTCCCTGACCGACAAGCGCCTGAAGGTCGAGCCCCTGGAGTCGCCCCTGCACACGCCCTCCGACGAAGAGTCCTCCCCCTCGCCTGCCATTGGTGGGGGCCTTCACCCCCCACGACACCTCCCGAACCTCCCGAACCACCCGAACCACCCCAACCATCACAACCATCACCACAACCATCAGCATAATCATCAACAATACTCCTTCCGTGCTCCCCATTTGACTTCAGCGAGCTATCGCGGGTGCGCGTGCTTAAGTTGCACCTCCCCCAACATTGTTCTTCCTTCCCCGACGTCTCCCCAAGCGCCCCTGACGCCCCTAACTCCTGTATCGAGCACCCCAACGAATATTACGCCCCTAACACCTGTAACTCCTTCGTCGTACACCTTCGAGCATTACCTGCACACAAAGTACCTGCCAATTGACGCCACAAGCGAACGCAAGGACGAAGTACCTGGTGGCTGGATCGACCAAAAGCCTCTTTTGCTCTGGCCAACCTCCCGACAAAATGGCGCCTTGGAAAGCGACGCTAAATCCAACCAATCTAATCCCAATTCGAATTCCTTCCAGGAATTCCCTTTAGACTTGTCGATGAAGAACTGCAATTCTGCAACGACTGAAATCGTCGGACGACCAGGAGGCCTGCAGCTTCTCCCCTCCAGTGTGGGCTCCAGGGGCGCCTTAACCTTCCCGGTAATTCGCGGAGACGTTGCCAGTCCTACGACTAAGGAAAGCGTCGCGTTCAGGTTTAATATTGAGGTGTCGCCTGTCGTGGAGGAAATGCCTCCTGGAACTGATCTGGCTTATGTTTGTCCGGCCTGCGGGCAGATGTTCAGCCTCCATGATAGATTGGCCAAGCATATGGCTTCTAGGCACAAAAGACAAGGCGCCAAAGACGCCACTGCCAAGGCCTACTCCTGCGATGTCTGCAACAGAAGTTTCGCGAGGTCTGATATGCTTACAAGACACATGAGGTTGCATACGGGTGTCAAGCCTTACACGTGCAGGGTCTGTGGGCAGGTGTTCAGCAGGTCTGATCATCTTAGCACTCATCAGAGAACTCATACCGGGGAGAAGCCTTATAAGTGTCCTCAGTGTGTTTATGCGGCTTGTAGGAGGGACATGATCACAAGGCATCTCAGGACTCATGCGAGGTATGTTGATGGGCAGAATACCAATAACAAGTGCGAGACTGGCCAGGAGAATGATAGTTCCGGGTTCACGGCTATTAGTGCGCTTTCTGGGGTTAAGACAGAGTGACTAGGATTTTGGAGGGCTTTTGAGATAAGTGACGGGGGGGTAGTTTGTTGaggttttttgttttttttttgtatttatttttttggggGACGGAAGGTTGGAATTAGAGaggaaatttttggaaaaaaatggttaacaaatttcaattggtaattttttttttttttgatgagagttctttaattgtttgaaaattcttaaaattataacaaattaaaattaaataaaattgaaaatcaatttaaaaataaaatttgaaaataaatttaaataaaattgaaattggtAAAATAAGagaggaaaatttttattaaaaaaatgtttgaagaaatttcaattggtaattttttttttttttgataagaattttgtaattgtttgaaaattcttaGAATTACAACAAATTAATCTTAAAtaagattgaaaataaatcaaaaaatataatttgaaaataaataaaataaaaaaaattttttattttttattttaaaaataaaaatttcgtaaaatttttaaaattcacacaataattttatttttatttttgtaaatttttaaatttcaattttacaaaaaaataaaaataaaaaaattttttaagttctttttattttttaatttaaaaaaataaaagaatactgaattttttcaaatttttttaataaaaaaaaaaatgcaaaaccTTCCGTCCCACAACtcttacatttaataattaaaaattctcactGTCACTTATCGGTGATTATTAATCCCATTTTTACAAGGGATAGATTTAATGTGTTAACTAATGTCTTACTcttaaatttacataaatataaatataaatatataaaaaaaaatatatatataaatctataatataaataaataaataaaataatagatatTAACCCTATCCTGAAGACTGCCTTTCCTGTGTTCGTCCTCGGCAGGCAGGCGGCCGAACAGTATTATCCGTACAATCTCCtctttcataaataatttacttaattattattactattactattattataattttttgtttgttaatcaactattatttaaaaaataatcttaccGAACTCAATGTTCATTCCGTAACGATTTATGTACTCTGTCGATGTGCTCTCtatctttattttctttattaatatggatggacaattatttatatttattatttaacataacTGTACTTGGTACTGCTTAAGATtttgagttttatttttattgtattaatttGAGGAGTTTTTCTTGCGTAAGTCGAGACTGAGTCACTTGAGGTTTGAGGTATAATATAGAAGTGCCAAATTTTAAACATACCGGtcaataaattgtaaattaattactaaatctTCCACGAATTTTTAACCACCTCTTGTTGAAttcaaattgataattattattattaataattagtgaTATTATGATACGAACAAAACAGATCCAAGTGGAAAAAATGTTGTCAATTTTGaccataatttttaatgttaagtttGTTGATTGATGTTGTATAGTTGATAATTGTTAGTTGGCTTCGGTAATTAATTTCATGAAGCGTTTATGTGAGattcgatatttttttattctaaaaaaaactcaatttagttttaaggtttttttttattgataaatactcttaaataaatttttgaacaaaattggaaatttttttgggtaaaatttgataattttataataaaaataactgttaaaaaatcaataattgatttgataaaaaaattttttattaatttcaaacattcttaaaaaaattttttaataaaattggaaattttttttgggtaaaatttgataatttttttgtttgtaattttataaaaaaaaaaataacgattgaaaaatcgataattgatttaataaaaaaatttattgttaatttcaaaaatttttgaacaaaattggaaattttttttgggtaaaatttgataatttcataaacataaaaatgattgaaaaatcaataattgatttaatgaaaaaattttttgttaatttcaaaaattcttaaaaaaattttttaacaaaattggaaattttttttgggtaaaatttgataattctataataaaaaaaatcattgaagAATCAATAATtggtttaataaaaatatttttcgttaatttcaaaaattttttttgggtaaaatttgataatttttttatttataatttaaaaaaaaattttttttaaaatcgataattaatttaataaaaatattttttgttaatttcaaacgtctgaacaaaaaatttatgtaaaaaaaaaatgttaaaaattgttaaaaaaaataaaaaatctaaaaaaaactgtccaatatttttatcgagaaaaagattcaaaaatcgaaaaaaaaaaaaataatttttttgtgatattaTTAATCACGTCTACTTAAGTCctccagttaataaataataataatgatatacttacatgtatttttgtatatcgattttttcaaactaccacttaatcataaatataaattgtttatactTAAGACAGCTGATAcataagttaattaatttataataaaaataaatgataagtTTGTTTAAAACTTTCACTACAACtatctttaatattatattaattattattattattattattattataattattgaaaaaaaaaatataaaaacgaGTTGTTGAATAATTCGTTAAAGACGCTTTGCCATTTAACTTGCCtgtagttaattaataatttaaaaaaaaaaaacatcgtGTTTAAAACGAGAATAGAAAagagttttttaaaaactagcgagtgataattttgaaaatacgTCAAGGTTGTAACAATGCATGTGACATTTTTTGCAAGTGCCAAGTAATGCatgagatttatttataattgtaattataattataattacatgtataaatatataaatatacatagatataaatatttatattaaatgaaaCTGAGAAAATTAACTACTTTTAAGATCATcgattaatgattaataataattgttcgattattaattatgactACAAaactattaactattaattaattaattaattaattaattaattaattaattaaccagTTACGTTGTTAAGTTAATCATGTTTATgcttctattatttattttgttatccCAAACGATTCCCTTTGTTTCCAATTCCTTTTAGTACtaaatctattattattattattattattattattattattattattatgattaatttaatgtcCTACTTAACTACTTAAAGGAACAAATTGTGAAGAATTAAGCTAAATCGTAAAACGATGTGCGAATGCGTTATTTATttgacttttattattattattattattattattattattattattattactatgattattattattatcattattatcaaatatttaattgtaatgaATGGTTTTTGAAACTGGGGAAATTTTTAGtgagtaagaaaatttttgtataaattattacaattgaaTTGTGTacgttaatttataaaatatgttgTGTTTAATGAACGTGCCAGAatgaacaaaagaaaatataatttttcaacttatatttatgatttttttatttattttttcctttctttttatttttagttacttatataatttattttttatttttaaaattgataatcaaGATTTGAcacgaaaaaaatataaatttcaccaatagtcaatttaagataagtatttaggctgcattcgaaaatactccatctctagatacataattaagaaatgaccttgtatctcgtgaactattgatatttttaaagatataggctcatcctgatgttacactcatcaagacctttcatttgagtacccacatcaatttttcatatatttatatattatatatatgtatatatgaaaaatatatcaaaaatgcatgtgggtactcaaatgagagctcttgatgagtgtaacatcgggatgagcttatatccttaaaaatgtcaataattaaaaactgaccttgtatcttgtgaactattgatatttttaaagatataagctcatcccgatgttacactcatcaagacctttcatttaagtacccacatcaatttttcatatatttgatatatttatatatattatatatatgtatatatgaaaaaaatattaaaaatgcatgtgggtactcaaatgaaagctcttgatgagtgtaacatcaggatgagcttgtatctttagAAATctcaatcattaaaaattgacttcctatcttgtgaaatattgacatttttaaaaatataaggtcatcccgaagttacactcatcgagacttttcatttgattacccacatgtatttttgatatattttatatatttatatatatatgtatatatgaaaaatatatcaaaaatgcatgtgggtactcaaatgaaagctcttgatgagtgtaacatcgggatgagcttatatctttaaaaacgtcaatagttaagaaagtacagtgcaattcaacaaaagacattatttaataaagcaaaattctatttatttatagttcacaactCACCGGAGTCAcatagtaactgcaaaattgcTAGTAATtactttgataattaattaattcactaAAATCATTCATTAATGGATATAGAACTCTAAATATATTTGATCcggtccaaaaattttatcatatgaaacaattaaaaatttttataaataaaatttgtaaggaagaaattaaaatatgaCACGACTTACACTAATTTTGTtttgaattcaaaaaatataaattacagtTTCTAAGAAatgtttatttcaaaatttgaaattttattcgatactttcaaatttcaaaattttttttttattaatatatattcattttcttacttgtttctttttttctaaattttttttttcgataaaaattgAGTGTATATAAGCAGGAGTCGTGCCttgacgtaaaaaaaaaattctcgatCTCAAAGATCTACGAGCTTGGTGTTAAATTGGACATatcaaaccaaaaaaaaaattattaaaagggATGGTGGTACgataaataatgtttattaaataataaattcctGTCCAAtctaattatcataaatatatactaAATGTTTACATATTCTGTCCGTAAAACGGAGTAAAagtcatataaataaaaaaaaaaaaaaaataaaactaactataaaaaaaaagtatattatatatgtaaatacaGGTTGTCAAAATGTGATTATTTATGGTaaataatatgtaaaaaataaataaacagttGCTCATTCTCCGTAATAATGTAAAGTAGTATTTCCTCGGGTGCATTTGAATTATCCACTCGCAGCATATTTCAGGTGCTAAGTATATAGATTTATCTAGTGCGTAATCAGTTCTTGCTTTATCGTTCTTCATCATAATCGATATACTTGTGCgcatatctatatctatatctatatctatatattttattttatatatttataaagttaaCTACTTAGAGTACGCATTGGAACGTACAACGGTTTTCTAACCACAAGATAGTTAAATATACAAGCTTCCGCTTTCTACATTCaaatcaaactaaaaaatcgaCGGTCATACAAAAATTCAAGCTTGATATGTTGCATGTTATACATTGATCTTTAATTCTCCGCGATGTAATAAATACAAGTATTTTACGgtcatattttttgttcaattcaACTTCAAGTGCTACCGAGGAAATCgaacttttaattttcctagttgaaaaatatcaataaaattatgttttttatgtaaatcatatttttattcaatcatTCCTTTACAATAAGtctattaattttgattttaattgcaAAATAATCTTCAgtacattttaaattatgcttttttaagattatgatgcacaggattttttttttacaaaaattctatttatttttgtataattttatttattttttaaataaattagttaaactCAGTGAGATTTAACGCTACTACagcaaaaaaaacaatttaatttaattaagtaaataatttcgaagaattttttttctttttgatttaagtagaaaaatttttaaactaaaaaatttttttggttgaagttaattttacttaattcaagaattttttgccttgatttaaaataatgaaactcttcaatattttttttgatttaatttaagaatttttctcttgattctaaatatttttttttcgctgtaggcaaaaaaaaatttcggatttttaatgcaaaaaatgaaatttttatttttagtaaaaattaaaaaataaatctagtatttttaaaagaaaagaagactaaaaatattttttttcacatttttttttgaaaatttcaaaaatttatatcttaaGAACTATTCggagaaaaaattctaaaaatttacagGTAAgtgttttttgttatttataaaaagatgtaaaaaattcaaactatc harbors:
- the LOC123267007 gene encoding protein glass — protein: MNTEKKCACYSIRYQTHLGGSTVVAEGVIGGIGGPGGGCRASSMTMAESVVEDTPPGPAKPPPACTNNNTLSATANRNHRFRKRKCLTQVLDALQAHKGSIEESENNNHPLHLESTSLEDQDPDQDQDQDQDDVFSSPRSSSRASTENNLSLTDKRLKVEPLESPLHTPSDEESSPSPAIGGGLHPPRHLPNLPNHPNHPNHHNHHHNHQHNHQQYSFRAPHLTSASYRGCACLSCTSPNIVLPSPTSPQAPLTPLTPVSSTPTNITPLTPVTPSSYTFEHYLHTKYLPIDATSERKDEVPGGWIDQKPLLLWPTSRQNGALESDAKSNQSNPNSNSFQEFPLDLSMKNCNSATTEIVGRPGGLQLLPSSVGSRGALTFPVIRGDVASPTTKESVAFRFNIEVSPVVEEMPPGTDLAYVCPACGQMFSLHDRLAKHMASRHKRQGAKDATAKAYSCDVCNRSFARSDMLTRHMRLHTGVKPYTCRVCGQVFSRSDHLSTHQRTHTGEKPYKCPQCVYAACRRDMITRHLRTHARYVDGQNTNNKCETGQENDSSGFTAISALSGVKTE